CTGCCCTTTCTGTGCGTATATGTGCCCTATAGCTAAAAGATCAATAAGGTAAAATAGATTCACCGCTTCAGCCTGAGTGTATATGGCATCCTCAACTACCGCAAGCCTTTCCGTGTTTATCGGAGCGTTCATATCGTTCATGGATATGGAACAGGTCATCCCACCCACCAAGTAATGAGGATGGGGATTTTTACCTCCGAAAATAACTTGAGGAATAAAGAGTTCCCTTTGGACATCAAGCATGTTAAGATAGTGGGCAACAGCCATAAGGTGAACTTCCGGAGGTAACAGTTTGTAATCAGGGTGATCCCACCAGTGAGCGGCAAATATACCAAGCTGTCCACTTTCCACTATCTTCTTTATCTTTTCTTGGAAGGCTCTAAAATACCCAGGCGTCGCTTTAGGGAACTTTTTGGGATAAGCTCTATGTCCTATCGGGTCCGGCATAAGTTCTGCAATTGCTCCATATTTTTCAAGGAGCTGGTTTTGAAGTACTGCAGTTTGAACCGGATCAGCTTTTAAAGCTTCCACAGGAGAAACCCAGTCAAGGGCATGAAGGTGGTAAAAATGTACCAAGTGGTCATGCACCTGCAGAGAGCCATACATGATGTTTCTGATATAGTTTGCGTTTTTGGGAATCTGGATTTCAAGGGCATCCTCTATGCACTTTACGGATGCGTAAGCGTGAATAGATGTACATACTCCACATATCCTTTGAGCAAAAGCCCAGGCATCCCTTGGGTCTCTTCCGCGCAGTATGAGTTCAATACCTCTCCACATAGTACCTGAGGACACAGCATCCTGAACCTTCCCTGACTTCTCATCCACAATAAGCTCAATCCTCAGGTGTCCCTCAATTCTTGTTACTGGATCAACTACCACCCTTGCCATGCTTTTACCTCCTTTATTTATTTGGATCTGATCTTGGAAATCACACCGTGAGCAATTGCACCAGCAGCTGCCGCTGCTGTAACAACAGCTCCAACCTTGTCAGGGCTTGCTTCAACGTTAGGTAATGGAATAGTTGTAAGCCTCTGATAAAAGGGGCTTTTGTCCCAGAAATCCTCTTCAGCACAGCCTATACAACCGTGACCAGCTTGAATAGGATAAGAGAGACCGTTGTACCAACGTATGTTTCCGCAAGAGTTGTATGTCGTAGGTCCTCTGCATCCCATCTTGTAAAGACACCATCCCTTTTTAGCTCCATCGTCATCAAACTTCTCCACAAACTGACCTGCATTGAAAAAGGCTCTTCTGTAGCACGTATCGTGTATACGATTACCGTAAAACTGCTTAGGTCTTCCCTGAGAATCAAGAGGTGGTATAGAATCAAAAAGAACAAGATACATGATAACACCAGTCATAACTTCAGCTATGGGAGGACAGCCTGGAACTTTTATTATAGGCTTGTCCGATATCACCTTGTGTATGGGAACTGCCGTTGTCGGGTTGGGTTTTGCTGCCTGGACGCATCCCCAACTGGCGCATGAACCCCACGCTATTACAGCTTTTGCACCTTTCGCAGACTCTTTGAGATTTTCAAGAAAAGCCTTTCCACCCACTACACAGTACATGCCATCTTCACCGAGCGGTGGGTTTCCCTCAACCGCGAGGATATAGTTTCCCCAGTATTTTTTGATAATTTCCTCCCTATGTCTTTCAAGGGCTTCTCCTGCAGCTGCTGAAAGCGTATCATCGTACTCAAGGGATATCATGGAAAGCACCACATCCGAGGCAAGCGGTGTGGCTGATCTTATGAAAGATTCCGAACAGCAGGTACACTCAAGACCGTGAATCCACAAGACTGGTACTCTAGGCTTGGTTTCTAAAGCTTTTACCACCTGAGGTATCATGGAGGGTGACAGACCCATTATACCTGTTATGGTAGTGGCAAATTTTAAAAAATCCCTCCTGCTAACTCCGTGCCTTTTGAAGGTCTCCCAAAAAGTCTCCATAATTAACCTCCTTAATTGAATATTCGTTCAATAATATGATGAAATATATATTGATATTTGTCAAATAAAAAATTTTTATGGTAATTATAAGATATACTTATAATACGCTAAAAGCTATAACCGATATCATAGGCATACAAGCAGGTAAGCACATATATACCAGTACGCTACCCGCTAAGTTTATAATTGCCTTAATCACTTCATGGTAGCTCACTTTGTCCTTTCCTTGTAATGCTGGCTTGATTCAAGAAGCATTTTAGCAAGCCTTAGGGTAGGCAAGCCGGTCAGAAGAGATAGTAGCGTAGTTATTTGCTCGTCAGATAGATGTGGTTATGGCGTACAGGATAAACTGTTCTGCCCGCTTTTGTTAAGTAATAGGAGGGTTATGTGAAAAGGGAACTTCTCACCCAGCGTTTTCTCATAATATAATTAATCTTATGAGTGTAAGGGTGGGTATAAACGGTTTTGGCAGGATAGGAAGGTCTTTCCTTAGAGCATGTTACGGAAGGGAAGATATACAGATAGTGGCTATCAACGATCTTACAGATACAAGAACTCTCGCGCATCTTCTGAAATACGATTCTGTACATGGCATATTCTCCGGATATGTAAGTGCTGATAAAGAGGATATATACGTTGACAATGCGAAAATTAAGGTTTTCTCTTATAAGGACCCCTCCGAAATACCTTGGGGAGATCTGGGCGTAGATATAGTTTTAGAATCGACTGGTGCGTTTACAAGCAGGGAAAAGGCACAGCTTCACTTGAGAGACACAGTAAAGAGAGTTATCATATCGGCTCCAGCGAAGAATCCAGATATTACCATAGTACTTGGAGTAAACGAAGACATATATGATCCGGAAAAGCACAGAATCATCTCGAATGCTTCATGCACTACCAACTGCCTTGCACCGACCTTGAAAGTTCTCCACAGACATTTTGGGGTCAAATATGGCTATATGGTGACAGTTCATGCCTACACTAATGATCAAAGGGTACTTGACTTGCCTCATAAAGATTTGAGAAGGGCAAGAGCAGCTGGAATGAATATAATACCCACGACTACAGGTGCGGCAAAAGCTATAGGTGAGGTATTACCCGAACTCAAGGGTAAACTTGATGGTACCGCAAGAAGAGTACCTGTTCCGGATGGTTCAATAATAGATCTAACTGTTATAGTGAACAAAAAGCCTTTGAATGTGGAAGAGGTAAACTTAACTTTCAAAGAGGCTTCCCAAAATGACTTAAAGGGCATCCTTCAGTATACGGAAGAACCTATAGTATCACAAGATATAATAGGAAACCCACATTCAGCTATATTTGACGCGAGTCTCACCCAAGTGATTGAAGACATGGTACATGTAGTCGCATGGTACGACAACGAGTGGGGATACTCGTGTAGGCTCAGGGATCTGATAGCTTACATACATCAAAAGGAGATGGTATCAAAGGCTTAATCACGGGGTGTAGCTCAGGTGGTAGAGCGCTGGCTTTGGGAGCCAGAAGTCAGGGGTTCAAGTCCCCTCACCCCGAATTTTTACATCTTCCTCCACGTACTCAATAATTTCCTCAAAACTTGGGCTTGCTGTTCCGAGTTTGCCTACCACTATACCAGCGCATACGTTGGCAAGCTCGCACGCTTCTTCCCAATCAAGACCTGCCAACACGCCTGCTGTAAGCACTGCTATAACTGTATCGCCTGCACCGGTAACATCGTAGACCTGTTTTGCTCTTGCGGGGAATACTTTGAACTCTCTGTCAAAAAGAGCCATACCCCTTGATCCGAGCGTTACAACGAGCGTCTTCAATCTGAGGCTGTTTTTTAACTTCCAGCCGAGACTTTGAAGGCTCTCCTCTTCCTGCATTTGTCTTGCCTCCTTTTCATTGGGTGTCATAAGATCTGCACCTATATATAGGTATTTGTTCTTTGGTCTGGGATCAACCGAAAAAAAGACACCTTTACTCCTTATTCTGTCCATAAGTTCTTTACATACCACACCCTTTGCGTAATCCGAAACTACCACCGCGTCCACATCCACATCAAGCCTCTCAAGAAGATCCTCTAAAACTCTCCCCTCTATTTTCTCCTTGCTTTCGTTATCTATACGTAGAAGCTGTTGAGATACTGCAACAACACGAGCCTTTTGAGTTGTTGGTCTGTGCCTATCTTCTATCGTAATATCGTGAATACCTTTCTCTTTGAGAAGTCCACTTACTACATGACCTGCATAATCATTACCAACCACACCGCATAGGTAAACCCTTATCCCAAGATTTGAAAGATTACTGGCTACGTTTCCCGCGCCTCCAAGCCGAAACTCTTCCTTTTCTACTTCCACCACAGGAACCGGAGCCTCTGGAGATATACGTTCCACTTTACCGAATATATACCTGTCAAGGATAATATCCCCTACCACGAGTATTTTTATATTTCTGAACCTTTCAAAGGCTCTTGATATAAGCCCCTTATCAAGTCTCATTTATAACTTTGACCTCTTCCCCCTCTTCTACAAAAGCCTGATGAAGTTCTCTGACCGCAAGCTCACCGTATTTGCTTTCGATCAGACACGAGATCTTTATCTCCGATGTGGATATAGCCATTATATTTATGTTGTTTTTGTATAGTACTTCAAACATCTTTGCCGCTGTGCCGTATGAGCTTTTCATACCTATACCTACAACGGAGATTTTTGCCACGTTATCATCTCTGACCACTTCCTGAGCGCCTATTTCCGTAGCTACTTTTTTTACTATATCTTCCGCACGCTTAGCATCATTTTTATTTACCGTAAAGGAAAGATCTGTGTATCCTTGATGGGAAACATTTTGAACTATCATATCCACAACTATGTGAGCGTCTCCGAGCGCTTTGAATATACTGTAAGCTATGCCTGGTCTGTCAGGTACCCTTACTACGGTGATCCTTGACTCTTTCATTTCTAAGGTTATAGCTCTTACCGCTACCTTTTCCATGACTTCCTCCTCCGGCAGTATCCATGTTCCTTCTTTATCCGAGAAGGAACTCCTGACATGGATTCTTACATTGTACTTCATAGCGAACTCTATACTCCTTGCCTGCATCACCTTAGCACCTAAGGAAGCCATCTCAAGCATCTCTTCGTAAGATATGCGAGATATTTTTTTTGCTTTGGGGACTATTCTGGGATCAGCAGTAAAGACACCTTCTACATCCGTGTATATCTCACAATCCGCACTGAGAGCATGAGCGAGAACCACGGCAGACAGGTCAGATCCACCCCTCCCAAGGGTTGTGATCTCCCAGTTATCGGTAACACCTTGAAAACCCGCAACTATCGGTATGTAACCTTCGTTTATGATGTTTCTTATCCTTTGAAGACCTACCTTCAACACTTTCGCTTTCGTGTGTACGTGGTCAGTAATTATAGGCACCTGCCAACCGCAAAGGCTCATCGCTGGATAACCAAGTTTATTCAGTGTGATAGCAAAGAGAGCTACAGCTTGTTGCTCGCCTGTGGACACGAGCATGTCCATTTCCCTCTCAGGTGGGAAGGGATCTATCTGTTTAGCTAAGTTTATAAGCCTATCAGTTTCACCAGCCATTGCGGAAGATACAACAACAACCTTGTACCCCTGTTTTACCTTTTCTATAACCCTTTTTGCAGCGTTTTCTATCCTTTCAAGACCACCTACAGATGTTCCACCAAACTTTACCACCAGATCCATCGGTAATATTTTACGACAATCCCGCCAGAAGGCTCTCTTTTTCAAAGGAGATATAAATGGCAAAGCTCTTTAGAGATTAAACGTTATACTATACGTTATGCATGTCTTACTTGTAGGTTTCGGGAATATGGGTAAAAAGTATCTGCTCAAGCTGGAAGAACTCGGCGAATCTCCAATACTGTGCGATAGAGATCCCAAAAAGGCTACTGATAAGTATCCCTTTTATTGTCATATAGGTGATGTGAAAGAGGAGATTAAGGCGGTTATAATAGCTGTAGAGCCCTCCGAGCATGTTAGCTTATCAAGAATCTTTTTAAAAAGAGGTATTCCTGTACTTCTTGAAAAACCTCCAGCACTGAATTATGAAGAATTCAAAGAGATATACAGTTATCCAAATCTTTACGTGTCGGAGGTGGAAACCTTCTCCTCTTGCCTACAATATTTTCCAAAAGATGTAAAGAGCTTAAACATTGAAAGATTTGGTAAGGGAAAGGGTTATATATCGCCTCTTTGGGATCTCGCATGGCATGACCTTTACCTCCTTCAGCTGTTTTTTAAAAGCATTGAGTTAAAAAAAATGGATGTGAACCACGTATGGGAGCTAAAAGGTGAGGCTGATGGAGTACCTTTCATTTTGAAGGTCGCCTGGGAACATCCTGAACCTTCAAGGAGATGGATAATAAATGAGGGTGATTTGGTACTTGATTTTGCGAAAGAAGAGGTCTGGAAAGATGATAAACTCCTATCTGGTGAAAAAAGGGATAAGCTAAGGATAATGGTGGAAAGGTTTTTAGCCGGAAGATTTGATCAAAAAAGCAAGGAAAGAGCGATGAAGAATCTCTTACTTTTGGAAGAAGCTGAACGTTTTTTCCGGATTTGATAACCCTTGTAGTATCCTTTTGAGGGTGATCCTGTTTATACCAAGGTATCTTGCGGTTCTTGAGTAGTTTTCTTCAAAAAAATTAAAGGCTTCCTCAGCTATGATTCGGGAAACTTTTCCCATTAGTTTGTAATATAAACCTTCTTCCCCTCCCCTAAGAAGCTTTTTTACCTCATCCCTTAAGACATCTTCAAAATTTTGAGGAACGTATTCGCCCGATTCAACATCCAGGTCTTTTTCTTTGAGAATATCCCCTCTGCATAAAACCATAGCCCTTTTTAAAGCGTTCTCAAGTTCCCTAACATTACCTGGCCAGCTGTAGTTTAGAGCCTTCCTTAAAAATCCTTCCGTATAACCTGCAATCCTTCTGCCAGTTTCCTTAGAGATATTACTCAGTATGCAGTTTATTAGGATGGGAATGTCTTCCCTTCTTTCTCTTAGAGGTGGTATGTATATTTCAACTGTACTTATCCTGTAGTAGAGATCCTCTCTAAAAAATCCTTCCTTTACGAGCTTCCTTATATCCTTATTGGTAGCGCATACGAGCCTGAAGTCGCAATGGATCTCTTTTGTACTTCCGAGTCTCCTTAGCTTTTTCTCCTGTAGGACCCTCAAAAGCTTAGGCTGTATATGAAGGGGGAGGTCCCCAACCTCATCAAGAAAAAGCACACCGCCTCTTGCGGATTCTATAAGCCCTTCCTTTGAGGATACAGCTCCGGTAAAAGCTCCTTTTTCGTATCCAAAAAGTTCAGCTTCAAGAAGCTCCGGAGGTATGGCTGTGCAGTTAACAGCAACAAAAGGAGCGTTCCACCTTTTGGAAGTCTTCCAGAGAGCTTTAGCGAATATCTCCTTACCTACACCTGTTTCACCGAGAAGGAGCACCGGTACATCAAGAGCTGAAGCCTTACCTATCTTCAAAAGGACTTCTTTCATCCTACCTTCGGGATTTCCTATTATGGAACAAAGTTCTTTACAAAGGTCTCCTGACATATCTTCACCTTCAGCAAGAGGTATGATATTATCATCATCCCTTAAACCACCTTCTAAGTCTGCAATAAGTTTGTTTAGCCTGCGTCTATCAACTGGCTTTAAAAATACATCATAAAAGCCCAAACTTACGAGCTTTATAGTGTATCCGGGTATGCCCTTAGATGTTATAGCCACAGGCACATTACCACCTTCTTTAAGGTCCGGAAGGCACGAAAGCCCTACTGTATCTATATCTACCAAAACTAAAGTTCCTGCAAGTTCCTCAGGAAGTTCCTCAACCTTTTCAAAGCCCTCCACTG
The sequence above is drawn from the Hydrogenobacter sp. genome and encodes:
- a CDS encoding hydrogenase small subunit, with the protein product METFWETFKRHGVSRRDFLKFATTITGIMGLSPSMIPQVVKALETKPRVPVLWIHGLECTCCSESFIRSATPLASDVVLSMISLEYDDTLSAAAGEALERHREEIIKKYWGNYILAVEGNPPLGEDGMYCVVGGKAFLENLKESAKGAKAVIAWGSCASWGCVQAAKPNPTTAVPIHKVISDKPIIKVPGCPPIAEVMTGVIMYLVLFDSIPPLDSQGRPKQFYGNRIHDTCYRRAFFNAGQFVEKFDDDGAKKGWCLYKMGCRGPTTYNSCGNIRWYNGLSYPIQAGHGCIGCAEEDFWDKSPFYQRLTTIPLPNVEASPDKVGAVVTAAAAAGAIAHGVISKIRSK
- a CDS encoding Gfo/Idh/MocA family oxidoreductase, giving the protein MHVLLVGFGNMGKKYLLKLEELGESPILCDRDPKKATDKYPFYCHIGDVKEEIKAVIIAVEPSEHVSLSRIFLKRGIPVLLEKPPALNYEEFKEIYSYPNLYVSEVETFSSCLQYFPKDVKSLNIERFGKGKGYISPLWDLAWHDLYLLQLFFKSIELKKMDVNHVWELKGEADGVPFILKVAWEHPEPSRRWIINEGDLVLDFAKEEVWKDDKLLSGEKRDKLRIMVERFLAGRFDQKSKERAMKNLLLLEEAERFFRI
- a CDS encoding sigma-54 dependent transcriptional regulator, coding for MKRLLYTRDLSLSVEGFEKVEELPEELAGTLVLVDIDTVGLSCLPDLKEGGNVPVAITSKGIPGYTIKLVSLGFYDVFLKPVDRRRLNKLIADLEGGLRDDDNIIPLAEGEDMSGDLCKELCSIIGNPEGRMKEVLLKIGKASALDVPVLLLGETGVGKEIFAKALWKTSKRWNAPFVAVNCTAIPPELLEAELFGYEKGAFTGAVSSKEGLIESARGGVLFLDEVGDLPLHIQPKLLRVLQEKKLRRLGSTKEIHCDFRLVCATNKDIRKLVKEGFFREDLYYRISTVEIYIPPLRERREDIPILINCILSNISKETGRRIAGYTEGFLRKALNYSWPGNVRELENALKRAMVLCRGDILKEKDLDVESGEYVPQNFEDVLRDEVKKLLRGGEEGLYYKLMGKVSRIIAEEAFNFFEENYSRTARYLGINRITLKRILQGLSNPEKTFSFFQK
- the gap gene encoding type I glyceraldehyde-3-phosphate dehydrogenase, whose translation is MSVRVGINGFGRIGRSFLRACYGREDIQIVAINDLTDTRTLAHLLKYDSVHGIFSGYVSADKEDIYVDNAKIKVFSYKDPSEIPWGDLGVDIVLESTGAFTSREKAQLHLRDTVKRVIISAPAKNPDITIVLGVNEDIYDPEKHRIISNASCTTNCLAPTLKVLHRHFGVKYGYMVTVHAYTNDQRVLDLPHKDLRRARAAGMNIIPTTTGAAKAIGEVLPELKGKLDGTARRVPVPDGSIIDLTVIVNKKPLNVEEVNLTFKEASQNDLKGILQYTEEPIVSQDIIGNPHSAIFDASLTQVIEDMVHVVAWYDNEWGYSCRLRDLIAYIHQKEMVSKA
- the rfaE1 gene encoding D-glycero-beta-D-manno-heptose-7-phosphate kinase, producing MRLDKGLISRAFERFRNIKILVVGDIILDRYIFGKVERISPEAPVPVVEVEKEEFRLGGAGNVASNLSNLGIRVYLCGVVGNDYAGHVVSGLLKEKGIHDITIEDRHRPTTQKARVVAVSQQLLRIDNESKEKIEGRVLEDLLERLDVDVDAVVVSDYAKGVVCKELMDRIRSKGVFFSVDPRPKNKYLYIGADLMTPNEKEARQMQEEESLQSLGWKLKNSLRLKTLVVTLGSRGMALFDREFKVFPARAKQVYDVTGAGDTVIAVLTAGVLAGLDWEEACELANVCAGIVVGKLGTASPSFEEIIEYVEEDVKIRGEGT
- a CDS encoding aspartate kinase, encoding MDLVVKFGGTSVGGLERIENAAKRVIEKVKQGYKVVVVSSAMAGETDRLINLAKQIDPFPPEREMDMLVSTGEQQAVALFAITLNKLGYPAMSLCGWQVPIITDHVHTKAKVLKVGLQRIRNIINEGYIPIVAGFQGVTDNWEITTLGRGGSDLSAVVLAHALSADCEIYTDVEGVFTADPRIVPKAKKISRISYEEMLEMASLGAKVMQARSIEFAMKYNVRIHVRSSFSDKEGTWILPEEEVMEKVAVRAITLEMKESRITVVRVPDRPGIAYSIFKALGDAHIVVDMIVQNVSHQGYTDLSFTVNKNDAKRAEDIVKKVATEIGAQEVVRDDNVAKISVVGIGMKSSYGTAAKMFEVLYKNNINIMAISTSEIKISCLIESKYGELAVRELHQAFVEEGEEVKVINET